Proteins encoded together in one Acholeplasma hippikon window:
- the trmFO gene encoding methylenetetrahydrofolate--tRNA-(uracil(54)-C(5))-methyltransferase (FADH(2)-oxidizing) TrmFO, which produces MVKIIGAGFAGSEAAWYLAERGIKVKLYEMRPVKMTPAHVTQNFAELVCSNSFRSNDPLNAVGLLKKEMEQIGSLIMEMGYKYQVPSGSSLAVDRVRFSEAVTEKIKNHPNIEVVNEEVTELNEDELTIIAAGPLASSNLSQFIAKKFNQGELHFFDAVAPIIAADSINMDIAYLKSRYDKGEAAYINCPMTKEEYEAFYEALMTAETVVPHDFENNVFEGCMPVEDMGRRGPETLLFGPLKPVGLRKPDGTKPYAVVQLRQDDANKTMYNMVGFQTHLKWGDQKRIIQMIPGLENAEILRYGVIHRNTYIESPKVLNNGYQVKNIPNWFFAGQISGVEGYVESAASGLSAAINMYNYIKTGEIKPLPKDTMIGAMARYVSSYHETFVPMNANFGLVNEVVAKKFERKQHYHDRAMEALKGYLGDK; this is translated from the coding sequence ATGGTAAAAATTATTGGTGCAGGATTTGCAGGTAGCGAAGCTGCTTGGTATCTTGCAGAACGTGGAATTAAAGTTAAATTGTATGAAATGAGACCGGTGAAAATGACGCCAGCTCACGTCACACAAAATTTTGCAGAATTAGTATGTTCTAATTCATTTAGATCAAACGATCCGCTTAACGCTGTTGGTCTATTAAAAAAAGAGATGGAGCAAATTGGTTCTTTAATCATGGAAATGGGTTATAAGTACCAAGTGCCATCAGGGTCAAGCTTAGCTGTAGATAGAGTTCGTTTCTCAGAGGCTGTGACAGAAAAGATTAAGAATCATCCAAATATTGAAGTAGTTAATGAAGAAGTAACAGAATTAAACGAAGATGAATTAACAATTATTGCGGCTGGTCCTTTAGCTTCAAGCAACTTAAGTCAATTCATCGCTAAAAAGTTTAATCAAGGAGAATTACATTTCTTCGATGCGGTTGCCCCAATTATTGCGGCTGACTCTATTAATATGGACATTGCTTATTTAAAGAGCCGATATGATAAAGGTGAAGCTGCATATATTAACTGTCCAATGACAAAAGAAGAATATGAAGCGTTTTATGAAGCATTAATGACAGCAGAAACAGTCGTTCCTCATGATTTTGAAAACAATGTGTTTGAAGGCTGTATGCCGGTTGAGGATATGGGTCGCAGAGGACCTGAAACTTTACTGTTTGGCCCACTTAAACCAGTTGGATTAAGAAAACCAGATGGAACAAAACCTTATGCCGTTGTTCAATTACGCCAAGATGATGCGAATAAGACAATGTATAACATGGTAGGGTTCCAAACACATCTTAAATGGGGTGACCAAAAACGTATTATTCAAATGATTCCAGGATTAGAAAATGCTGAAATCTTAAGATACGGGGTTATCCATCGAAATACATATATTGAAAGTCCTAAAGTTTTAAACAATGGATATCAAGTTAAAAATATTCCGAATTGGTTCTTTGCAGGACAAATTTCTGGTGTTGAAGGTTATGTTGAATCAGCTGCATCAGGCTTAAGTGCTGCAATTAACATGTATAACTACATTAAAACTGGTGAGATTAAACCATTACCAAAAGATACAATGATTGGTGCAATGGCTCGTTATGTTTCTAGTTATCATGAAACATTTGTTCCAATGAATGCCAACTTTGGTTTAGTCAATGAAGTTGTTGCTAAGAAGTTTGAACGCAAGCAACATTATCATGACCGAGCAATGGAAGCATTAAAGGGATACTTAGGAGATAAGTAA
- the ung gene encoding uracil-DNA glycosylase, giving the protein MTWEKFIQTESSKPYFINLEKFLTEEEKTKTIYPKKEDRLNAFKYAKLEDIKVVIIGQDPYHGPNQAHGLAFSTLDTKLPPSLKNIYKELKDDLGIEISKSGNLTSWAKQGVLLLNTILTVEASKPLSHKNKGWEIFTSKVINLLNELDQAIVFILWGANARVYKNALNHPKHLVLEANHPSPLSAHRGFFGCKVFSKTNEYLKLNHVNIIDWQIK; this is encoded by the coding sequence ATGACTTGGGAGAAATTTATACAGACGGAGAGTAGTAAACCCTACTTTATTAATTTAGAAAAATTTCTAACTGAAGAAGAAAAAACGAAAACCATTTATCCTAAAAAAGAAGATAGGTTAAATGCCTTTAAGTATGCAAAATTAGAGGATATTAAGGTTGTTATTATTGGTCAAGATCCATATCATGGACCAAACCAAGCACATGGTTTGGCTTTTTCTACATTAGACACTAAACTACCGCCATCATTAAAAAATATTTATAAAGAATTAAAAGATGATTTAGGAATTGAAATAAGTAAGTCGGGGAACTTAACTTCATGGGCTAAACAAGGAGTGCTTCTTCTAAATACGATTTTAACTGTAGAAGCAAGTAAACCTTTAAGTCATAAAAATAAGGGATGGGAAATATTTACCTCAAAAGTTATTAATTTATTAAATGAACTTGATCAAGCAATTGTTTTTATCTTATGGGGTGCCAACGCAAGAGTTTATAAAAATGCACTTAATCACCCAAAACATTTAGTTTTAGAAGCTAACCACCCATCTCCACTTTCAGCGCATCGTGGATTCTTTGGATGTAAGGTATTTTCTAAGACAAATGAGTATTTAAAATTAAATCATGTCAATATCATTGACTGGCAAATAAAATAA
- a CDS encoding S26 family signal peptidase yields MKKTFNLIKDILYYVLILFLSFVIIFSVARPGELINVIQVGWYKVVSRSMEPLIMVDDFIIARKLDDTVNLKDSDIIIFETYFYHNGSYSKDIVTHHFSHVTEEGYIITYPHKEFGKDPSEIIYDSWSKGGNEPYYVTQDDLIGIHVETIPLHSGQETLIFLVTRPLGITVTLLIFVGTFFIVYQVSQSIENKKGKRHDLGEIYTDGE; encoded by the coding sequence ATGAAAAAGACATTCAATTTAATTAAAGACATTTTATACTATGTACTGATTTTATTTTTATCATTTGTTATTATTTTCTCAGTTGCAAGACCAGGTGAATTAATTAATGTGATTCAAGTTGGTTGGTATAAAGTTGTGAGTCGTTCAATGGAACCACTCATTATGGTTGATGACTTTATTATCGCAAGAAAACTAGATGATACAGTGAATTTAAAAGATAGCGATATTATTATCTTTGAAACTTATTTTTACCATAATGGAAGTTATAGTAAAGATATTGTGACTCATCATTTCTCACATGTAACAGAGGAAGGGTATATCATTACTTATCCACATAAAGAATTTGGAAAAGATCCGAGTGAAATAATTTATGATAGTTGGTCTAAAGGTGGTAATGAACCATACTATGTAACTCAAGATGACTTAATTGGTATACATGTTGAAACAATACCACTACATAGTGGGCAAGAAACACTTATCTTTTTAGTGACAAGACCCCTTGGGATTACTGTTACACTATTGATTTTTGTTGGAACATTCTTTATCGTTTATCAAGTATCACAATCTATTGAAAATAAAAAAGGAAAACGACATGACTTGGGAGAAATTTATACAGACGGAGAGTAG
- a CDS encoding NUDIX hydrolase, producing MKKISEMIIEEGIENLPIQKQRTTVRGIMIKDKKVLLVYSKEFLDYTFPGGGMKVNEAHMDALRRELKEELGADEIKHIEPFGYIEEKRFGINSDTVYLQTSYYYFVEVTKFGKQMLGEREMMHGVEPIFVSADEAIKQNLIVLQHKKGKKGMRTVLPREIKVLEKLKDEGFI from the coding sequence ATGAAAAAGATAAGTGAAATGATTATTGAGGAAGGTATCGAAAATCTTCCAATTCAAAAACAAAGAACAACCGTTCGCGGCATCATGATTAAAGATAAAAAAGTGCTTTTAGTTTACTCTAAAGAATTTTTAGATTATACATTTCCAGGTGGCGGTATGAAAGTTAATGAAGCACATATGGATGCATTAAGAAGAGAACTTAAAGAAGAATTAGGTGCGGATGAAATTAAACATATCGAACCATTCGGTTATATTGAAGAAAAACGATTTGGCATCAATTCAGATACAGTTTATCTTCAAACTTCTTACTACTACTTTGTAGAGGTTACTAAATTCGGTAAACAAATGCTAGGTGAAAGAGAAATGATGCATGGTGTTGAACCAATCTTTGTAAGTGCTGATGAGGCCATCAAACAAAACTTAATTGTCCTTCAACATAAAAAAGGCAAAAAAGGCATGCGTACGGTTTTACCAAGAGAAATTAAAGTCTTAGAAAAACTTAAAGATGAGGGATTTATATGA
- a CDS encoding tyrosine-type recombinase/integrase: MDAILLYQDYLLVEKNYSIETVKSYINDIKGFANFLETEELARDLLDARRERLARNYVSYMDNQGFTQKSIARKLSALKGFYAFLMDRDLIDINIFQAIKSPKIPKKLPHILDDEAINYMFKSIDTSTPLGYRNLVILDLLYSCGLRASELINLEIKDIYLSSGQILIHGKGSKDRYVPLHDKLIAELKHYLSYTRVSLLAKGENTNELALLINYKGGKLTVRGLREILVKIIHDSGETFKIHPHMLRHAFATTLLNHGADLRVVQELLGHSHLKSTQVYTHVSKEIIKEKYKTTHPRMMNNEKDK; this comes from the coding sequence ATGGACGCTATTCTTTTATATCAAGATTATTTATTAGTTGAAAAGAATTATTCTATAGAAACGGTAAAAAGTTACATCAATGATATTAAAGGATTTGCTAATTTCCTAGAAACCGAAGAGTTGGCTAGAGATTTATTAGATGCTAGACGTGAACGTTTAGCAAGAAACTATGTCTCTTATATGGATAACCAAGGTTTTACTCAAAAAAGTATTGCGAGAAAACTATCAGCATTAAAAGGCTTTTATGCTTTCTTAATGGATAGAGACTTAATCGATATAAATATATTTCAAGCAATCAAAAGTCCAAAAATACCTAAAAAATTACCACATATACTTGATGATGAAGCAATCAACTATATGTTTAAATCAATTGATACATCAACACCATTAGGATACAGAAATCTAGTCATTCTAGATTTACTTTATAGTTGTGGATTACGCGCTTCAGAATTAATTAATTTAGAAATTAAGGATATTTATTTATCAAGTGGACAAATCTTAATTCATGGTAAAGGTTCCAAAGATCGTTACGTACCACTACATGATAAGTTAATAGCAGAACTAAAACACTATTTATCCTATACAAGAGTAAGTTTGTTAGCAAAAGGTGAAAACACTAATGAACTAGCATTACTTATTAACTATAAAGGTGGAAAATTAACTGTGCGTGGGCTAAGAGAAATTTTAGTCAAAATTATTCATGATTCAGGTGAAACTTTTAAGATTCACCCACATATGTTACGTCATGCATTTGCAACAACGTTACTAAATCATGGGGCTGATTTAAGAGTCGTACAAGAACTCTTGGGTCATAGCCATTTAAAATCAACGCAAGTTTATACGCATGTATCAAAAGAAATCATAAAGGAAAAATATAAAACAACACATCCTAGGATGATGAACAATGAAAAAGATAAGTGA
- the dut gene encoding dUTP diphosphatase, translated as MYMRKFEVVKAYLDKGINLPKRATKHSAGYDIECAERVEIKPGEIVKIPTGLKVSMPHDEALFVYPRSSLGIKKGLVTSNAVGVVDSDYYNNQDNEGHLMIPLLNFSKDVVVIEKGERVAQGIFHKFYLTDDDLASDNQRTGGFGSSGK; from the coding sequence ATTTATATGAGAAAATTCGAAGTTGTTAAAGCATACTTAGACAAAGGAATTAACTTACCGAAAAGAGCAACTAAACACTCAGCAGGATATGATATCGAATGTGCAGAAAGAGTAGAAATTAAACCAGGCGAAATTGTAAAGATTCCAACCGGATTAAAAGTTTCAATGCCACATGATGAAGCTTTATTTGTTTATCCAAGAAGTTCATTAGGTATTAAAAAGGGATTAGTTACTTCAAATGCGGTAGGTGTTGTAGATAGTGATTACTATAATAATCAGGATAATGAAGGACATTTAATGATTCCTTTATTAAACTTTTCAAAAGATGTGGTTGTTATTGAAAAAGGCGAAAGAGTTGCCCAAGGTATTTTCCATAAATTCTATTTAACAGATGACGATCTAGCAAGTGATAATCAAAGAACTGGCGGATTTGGAAGTTCAGGTAAATAA
- a CDS encoding folate family ECF transporter S component, translating into MNRITLRKVTLAATLTALSVVIDILFKQFIPASIQNVFGLPFYAIPLIIGAMLLGPIYGLLMAIVSDYFATMASGFAYMPLFVLAAVVWGVIPGLLIKSKDNYLKIFIVILITHILATFFNTLALEVYGWLYLDKIFYVRLTLVPVNSIIITSIIYQVNRRLTPIYEDFKRKTSE; encoded by the coding sequence ATGAATAGAATTACGTTACGAAAAGTTACATTAGCGGCAACATTAACAGCGTTAAGTGTTGTGATTGACATTTTATTTAAGCAGTTTATTCCTGCTTCAATACAAAATGTATTTGGTTTACCATTTTATGCAATCCCACTAATTATTGGAGCGATGTTGTTAGGACCAATTTATGGTTTATTAATGGCAATTGTATCTGATTATTTTGCAACCATGGCAAGTGGATTTGCTTATATGCCGCTTTTTGTTTTAGCGGCAGTTGTTTGGGGAGTTATACCAGGTTTACTTATCAAGTCAAAAGATAACTACTTAAAAATATTTATTGTCATACTAATTACACATATACTTGCAACATTCTTTAATACACTCGCATTAGAAGTGTATGGTTGGTTATATTTAGATAAGATATTTTATGTAAGATTAACGTTAGTCCCAGTTAATTCAATTATTATCACATCAATTATTTATCAAGTTAACCGTAGATTAACGCCAATATATGAAGATTTTAAAAGAAAAACTAGTGAATAA